In Rhinopithecus roxellana isolate Shanxi Qingling chromosome 16, ASM756505v1, whole genome shotgun sequence, a single genomic region encodes these proteins:
- the LOC104676245 gene encoding protein PAPPAS produces the protein MRYGFVRKKHRGLFLTTVAVLPIWNPISEFVKWYKSHKLSQHCICICGHLCQKHLDMFLNVIGQRWPIDVFSSVFDHQVSATGSDIIWWFLKLFLVPFFFFFFKKAMID, from the exons ATGAGATATGGTTTTGTGAGGAAGAAGCATAGAGGATTATTCTTAACAACTGTGGCAGTCTTGCCGATATGGAACCCAATTTCAGAGTTTGTGAAATGGTATAAGTCTCATAAACTATCTCAGCACTGCATCTGTATTTGTGGGCACCTGTGCCAAAAGCACCT cgaTATGTTTCTTAATGTAATTGGCCAGAGATGGCCAATAGATGTCTTCTCAAGTGTTTTTGATCACCAGGTAAGTGCTACTGGGAGTGATATAATATGGTGGTTCCTAAAGTTATTTTtggtcccattttttttttttttttttaaaaag gctatgatAGATTAA